The Candidatus Dormiibacterota bacterium genome includes a region encoding these proteins:
- a CDS encoding methyltransferase domain-containing protein: protein MKAIRKLARSVRKRAGWLVGPPPDPREFLRRETIAGAYLRGDGIEIGALHHPTNAGPWARVKYVDRMAEAELRRQYPELDSEKLVRVDIIDDGESLRTIRDGTQDFVIANHFVEHCEDPIGAVGNMLRVLKDGGVLFMAIPDKRFTFDRDRPVTPLDHLLRDHEESPAWSRRQHYEEWARLVNGVRDDAGLQREVERLMATRYAIHYHVWTQLELLEFILALRKKWSFEVELVLKRKNEVIFILKRQPGS from the coding sequence GTGAAGGCGATCAGGAAACTGGCGAGGAGCGTCCGGAAGCGCGCCGGATGGCTGGTAGGGCCGCCTCCTGACCCCAGGGAGTTTCTGCGCCGGGAGACGATCGCCGGCGCCTATCTCCGGGGAGACGGCATCGAGATCGGTGCGCTGCATCATCCGACGAACGCGGGCCCGTGGGCGCGGGTGAAGTACGTCGACCGGATGGCTGAAGCCGAGCTCAGAAGGCAGTACCCCGAGCTGGATTCCGAGAAGCTCGTCCGCGTGGACATCATCGACGACGGCGAATCGCTCCGGACGATTCGAGACGGGACGCAGGACTTCGTGATCGCCAACCACTTCGTCGAGCACTGCGAGGATCCGATCGGCGCGGTCGGAAACATGCTGAGGGTCCTCAAGGACGGCGGCGTCCTGTTCATGGCGATCCCGGACAAACGTTTCACCTTCGACAGGGACCGCCCCGTCACTCCGCTGGATCATCTCCTGCGCGATCACGAAGAATCCCCCGCATGGTCGCGAAGGCAGCACTACGAGGAATGGGCGAGGCTGGTCAACGGAGTCCGCGATGACGCCGGCTTGCAGAGAGAAGTCGAGCGGCTGATGGCCACACGTTACGCCATCCACTACCACGTCTGGACTCAACTGGAGCTGCTGGAGTTCATCCTGGCTCTCAGGAAGAAGTGGAGTTTCGAAGTGGAACTCGTCCTCAAGAGAAAGAACGAGGTGATCTTCATCCTGAAGAGACAACCGGGGTCTTGA